In a genomic window of Streptomyces noursei ATCC 11455:
- a CDS encoding methylated-DNA--[protein]-cysteine S-methyltransferase: protein MTNTEHGPAPAAAPDAAPEAAVPARRDWAWAHLRTPIGPLLLAATREGLVQVVFHADERKARRALARLEYAFGGPPLPEIPHLATAAAELARYFAGELRTFTVPLDWSLSGGFNARVLHALADGVAYGSVVGYQDLADRVGEPGAARAVGAAMGSNPLPVVVPCHRVVASDGGIGGFGGGLETKRLLLALEGVLPAPLF, encoded by the coding sequence GTGACGAACACAGAGCACGGTCCAGCGCCGGCCGCGGCGCCGGACGCCGCCCCGGAGGCGGCCGTCCCGGCCCGCCGCGACTGGGCCTGGGCGCACCTTCGGACCCCGATCGGCCCGCTGCTGCTCGCGGCGACCCGGGAGGGCCTGGTCCAGGTCGTCTTCCATGCCGACGAGCGGAAGGCCCGGCGGGCACTGGCCCGTCTGGAGTACGCCTTCGGCGGGCCGCCGCTCCCGGAGATACCGCATCTGGCGACGGCCGCCGCCGAGCTCGCCCGCTACTTCGCCGGCGAGCTGCGCACCTTCACGGTCCCGCTGGACTGGTCGCTGTCCGGGGGCTTCAACGCCCGGGTGCTGCACGCGCTGGCCGACGGCGTGGCGTACGGCAGCGTGGTCGGCTATCAGGACCTCGCCGACCGGGTCGGGGAGCCGGGCGCGGCCCGGGCGGTGGGCGCGGCGATGGGTTCCAACCCGCTTCCCGTGGTCGTCCCCTGCCACCGGGTCGTCGCCAGCGACGGCGGGATCGGCGGCTTCGGCGGCGGTCTGGAGACCAAGCGGCTGCTGCTGGCCCTGGAGGGCGTGCTGCCCGCTCCGTTGTTCTGA
- a CDS encoding glycerophosphodiester phosphodiesterase: MRIRPVVAVAGALMGLSAFALPATGAAAAHGHPPVVVGHRGAAAYAPENTLASVDTAGRLGIAWVENDVQRTKDGELVVLHDTSLARTTNVKKVFPDRSSWNVGDFTLREIEKLDAGSWFGAKFKGERVPTLEEYLEEVEDNGQNLLMELKNPELYPGIERQALRELRHDGWLDQEHLKRRLIVQSFNADAIKKVHRLNPAIKTGFLGSPSVADLPKYAAYCDQINPPHTAVTRKYVKAVHALQGPHHRRLELYTWTVDDAKAAVSIADLGVEGLISNKPDVVRKALGGTDS; this comes from the coding sequence ATGCGTATCCGCCCCGTCGTCGCCGTCGCCGGCGCGCTCATGGGTCTGTCCGCGTTCGCCCTGCCCGCCACCGGCGCGGCCGCGGCCCATGGGCATCCCCCTGTGGTGGTCGGCCATCGCGGCGCCGCGGCGTACGCGCCCGAGAACACGCTCGCCTCGGTCGACACGGCCGGCCGGCTCGGCATCGCCTGGGTCGAGAACGACGTCCAGCGCACCAAGGACGGCGAGCTGGTCGTCCTGCACGACACCTCGCTGGCGAGGACGACCAACGTCAAGAAGGTCTTCCCGGACCGCTCCTCGTGGAACGTCGGCGACTTCACCCTCCGTGAGATCGAGAAGCTGGACGCGGGCAGCTGGTTCGGTGCGAAGTTCAAGGGCGAGCGGGTGCCGACCCTGGAGGAGTACCTGGAAGAGGTCGAGGACAACGGCCAGAACCTGCTGATGGAGCTGAAGAACCCCGAGCTCTACCCGGGGATCGAGCGGCAGGCGCTCCGGGAGCTGCGCCACGACGGTTGGCTCGACCAGGAGCACCTCAAGCGCCGCCTGATCGTCCAGAGCTTCAACGCCGACGCGATCAAGAAGGTCCACCGCCTGAACCCGGCGATCAAGACGGGCTTCCTGGGCAGCCCCTCGGTGGCCGACCTGCCCAAGTACGCCGCCTACTGCGACCAGATCAATCCGCCCCACACGGCCGTCACCCGTAAGTACGTCAAGGCGGTGCACGCGCTCCAGGGCCCGCACCACAGGCGGCTGGAGCTCTACACCTGGACTGTCGACGACGCCAAGGCCGCGGTCAGCATCGCCGACCTCGGCGTCGAGGGGCTCATCAGCAACAAGCCCGACGTGGTGCGCAAGGCGCTCGGCGGCACCGACTCCTGA
- the uvrB gene encoding excinuclease ABC subunit UvrB, translating to MRPVSKIERTVAPFEVVSSYQPSGDQPAAIAELDRRIRGGEKDVVLLGATGTGKSATTAWMIEKLQRPTLVMAPNKTLAAQLANEFRELLPNNAVEYFVSYYDYYQPEAYVPQSDTYIEKDSSINEEVERLRHSATNSLLTRRDVVVVASVSCIYGLGTPQEYVDRMVPLRVGDEIDRDQLLRRFVDIQYTRNDLAFTRGTFRVRGDTIEIFPVYEELAVRIEMFGDEIEALSTLHPLTGEVISEDQQLYVFPASHYIAGPERMEKAIAGIEAELADRLATLEKQGKLLEAQRLRMRTTYDIEMMRQIGSCSGIENYSMHLDDREPGSAPNTLLDYFPEDFLLVIDESHVTVPQIGAMYEGDASRKRTLVDHGFRLPSALDNRPLKWEEFLGRVGQTVYLSATPGPYELSRGDGFVEQIIRPTGLVDPEVVVKPTDGQIDDLVHEIRKRTEKDERVLVTTLTKKMAEDLTDYFLELGIQVRYLHSDVDTLRRVELLRELRSGEFDVLVGINLLREGLDLPEVSLVAILDADKEGFLRSGTSLIQTIGRAARNVSGQVHMYADKITPAMEKAIDETNRRREKQLAYNKENGIDPQPLRKKIGDIVATLAREEIDTQELLGSGYRKPGDKDGKGKAPVPALGGKAGKAGKAAKGKAGKGGEALTDRPAAELADTIEELTERMRAAAAELQFEVAARLRDEVSELKRELRQMREAGLK from the coding sequence ATGCGGCCCGTTTCAAAGATCGAACGCACGGTGGCGCCCTTCGAGGTCGTCAGCTCCTACCAGCCCAGTGGCGACCAGCCGGCGGCCATCGCCGAGCTGGACCGGCGCATCCGCGGTGGTGAGAAGGACGTCGTCCTGCTGGGCGCGACCGGTACCGGCAAGTCGGCGACCACCGCGTGGATGATCGAGAAGCTGCAGCGCCCGACGCTGGTGATGGCGCCCAACAAGACCCTCGCGGCGCAGCTCGCCAACGAGTTCCGCGAACTGCTGCCGAACAACGCCGTCGAGTATTTCGTCTCCTACTACGACTACTACCAGCCCGAGGCGTACGTCCCGCAGTCCGATACGTACATCGAGAAGGACTCCTCCATCAACGAGGAAGTCGAACGGCTGCGCCATTCCGCGACGAACTCGCTCCTCACCCGGCGGGACGTGGTCGTCGTCGCCTCGGTGTCCTGCATCTACGGTCTGGGCACGCCCCAGGAGTACGTCGACCGGATGGTCCCCCTCAGGGTCGGTGACGAGATCGACCGCGACCAACTGCTGCGCCGCTTCGTCGACATTCAGTACACCCGCAACGACCTGGCGTTCACCCGGGGCACCTTCCGGGTCCGCGGCGACACCATCGAGATCTTCCCGGTCTACGAGGAGCTGGCCGTCCGGATCGAGATGTTCGGCGACGAGATCGAGGCGCTGTCCACCCTGCACCCGCTCACCGGCGAGGTGATCAGCGAGGACCAGCAGCTGTACGTCTTCCCCGCCAGCCACTACATCGCCGGCCCCGAGCGCATGGAGAAGGCCATCGCCGGGATCGAGGCCGAGCTGGCCGACCGGCTCGCCACCCTGGAGAAGCAGGGCAAGCTGCTGGAGGCCCAGCGGCTGCGCATGCGCACCACGTACGACATCGAGATGATGCGGCAGATCGGCTCCTGCTCGGGCATCGAGAACTACTCGATGCACCTGGACGACCGTGAGCCGGGCTCGGCGCCCAACACCCTCCTGGACTACTTCCCGGAGGACTTCCTCCTGGTCATCGACGAGTCGCACGTCACCGTCCCGCAGATCGGCGCCATGTACGAGGGCGACGCCTCCCGCAAGCGCACCCTCGTCGACCACGGCTTCCGGCTCCCCTCCGCGCTGGACAACCGGCCGCTGAAGTGGGAGGAGTTCCTGGGCCGGGTCGGTCAGACGGTCTACCTCTCCGCGACGCCCGGCCCGTACGAGCTGTCCCGCGGCGACGGCTTCGTGGAGCAGATCATCCGGCCGACCGGCCTGGTCGACCCGGAGGTGGTGGTCAAGCCCACCGACGGGCAGATCGACGACCTGGTGCACGAGATCCGCAAGCGCACCGAGAAGGACGAGCGCGTCCTGGTCACCACCCTCACCAAGAAGATGGCGGAGGACCTCACCGACTACTTCCTGGAGCTCGGCATCCAGGTCCGCTACCTGCACAGCGACGTGGACACCCTGCGGCGGGTGGAGCTGCTGCGCGAGCTGCGGTCCGGCGAGTTCGACGTGCTGGTCGGCATCAACCTCCTCCGGGAGGGCCTGGACCTGCCGGAGGTCTCCCTGGTGGCGATCCTGGACGCCGACAAGGAGGGCTTCCTGCGCTCCGGCACCTCGCTGATCCAGACCATCGGCCGGGCGGCCCGTAACGTCTCCGGCCAGGTCCACATGTACGCCGACAAGATCACCCCGGCGATGGAGAAGGCCATCGACGAGACCAACCGCCGCCGGGAGAAGCAGCTGGCGTACAACAAGGAGAACGGCATCGACCCGCAGCCGCTCCGGAAGAAGATCGGTGACATCGTCGCCACCCTCGCCCGCGAGGAGATCGACACCCAGGAGCTGCTGGGCAGCGGCTACCGCAAGCCCGGCGACAAGGACGGCAAGGGCAAGGCGCCGGTCCCGGCGCTCGGCGGGAAGGCCGGGAAGGCGGGCAAGGCCGCCAAGGGCAAGGCCGGCAAGGGCGGCGAGGCCCTGACGGACCGGCCCGCCGCCGAACTCGCCGACACGATCGAGGAGCTGACCGAGCGGATGCGGGCCGCCGCCGCGGAGCTGCAGTTCGAGGTCGCGGCCCGGCTCCGGGACGAGGTCAGCGAGCTGAAGAGGGAGCTGCGGCAGATGAGGGAGGCCGGACTGAAGTAG